The Alkalihalophilus pseudofirmus nucleotide sequence GCCAGCCAAGAGATGCTCCCATTTCAATACCTAAACGAGCTTTTACATTTGGAGAAATAACTTCATCCTTGTATTCTTTTGGCTGTGCTTCAAAGCGATCCCAGCTTGGCATGCTGATAACAGATGCATGAATGCCTTCTTTTTCAAGCACTGCTTGCGCTTCTACTGCTAGTGGAACCTCTGAACCAGAGGCTAATAAAAGTAAGTCTGCATCTCCATTTGCACGAGATACAATATAAGCACCTTTTTTCACACCTTCATAAGCCGTTTCCTTTGTTCCTTCAATAGTAGGAAGGTTTTGACGAGTAAGAACTAATGCTGTTGGTGTATCTTTTGATTCAAGCGCTAATTTCCACGCTGCAACCGTTTCATTGCTGTCACCAGGACGAACAACAGATAAACCAGGCATTGCACGAAGAGCTGCTAATTGTTCAACAGGCTCATGTGTCGGACCATCTTCACCTACAGCAATACTATCATGTGTAAAGACATAAATGACTGGAAGATTCATTAATGCAGATAGGCGGATAGCGGGACGCAGGTAGTCAGAAAACACAAAGAATGTTGCTCCGAATACTTTCACTCCCCCGTGCAGAGCCATACCATTTACAGCTGCACCCATCGCAAATTCACGAACACCAAACCACACATTGCGGCCGCTGTAATCTTCACGAGTAAAGTCACCAAGATCTTTCATCATTGTTTTGTTTGAAGATGCTAAGTCAGCTGAACCTCCGATAAGTTGAGGAACATGTTTAGCAAATGCATTTAATGCCTCACCTGATGATGCACGAGTTGCTACGCTTGAGCCGACATCATATACTGGAGCATCTTGATCCCAGCCCTCAGGAAGTTCGCCTTTAACAGCAGATTCAAATTGGGCAGCAAGCTCAGGATAAGCCTCTTTATATGTTGCAAATAACTCATTCCAGCTTTCTTCCGCTTTTGCACCTTGTTCTTTCACATTATTATAAAACTCTTTAACGTCTTCAGGAATGTGAAAATCTCCATCGCCTTCCCATTTATATGCTTCACGTGTAAGCTTCACTTCATCAGCACCAAGCGGAGCTCCGTGAGAAGCTGATTTACCAGATTTGTTTGGAGAGCCGTAGCCGATAACTGTCTTCACTTCAATTAACGTTGGACGATCATCTTCTTTAGCCGCTTTAACCGCACGGTTAATCTCATCAATGTTATTTCCGTCTTCCACACGAATGACTTGCCATCCGTATGCTTTATAACGATCTTCAACGCTCTCTGAGAATGAACGGTTTAATTCACCATCAAGTGAAATATCATTTGAATCATACATCACAATAAGGCGGCCTAATTTTAAGTGTCCTGCTAGTGATGCTGCTTCTGCAGAAACACCCTCCATTAAATCTCCATCTCCACAAATGCTGTATGTGTAATGATCAACGATATTGTACCCATCACGATTATATGTACTAGCTAAATGACGTTCTGCCATTGCCATACCTACTGCCATTGCCACACCTTGTCCTAATGGGCCGGTAGTAGCTTCTACTCCAGGAGTATGTCCAAATTCAGGGTGACCAGGTGTCTTACTTCCCCATTGACGAAATGATTGTAAGTCTTCTAGAGAAACATCATATCCAGTCAAGTGAAGAAGGCTGTAAAGCAGCATAGATCCATGACCAGCAGATAATACAAAACGATCACGGTTTGCCCAATCGGGGTTTGAAGGATTGTGCTGCATATATTTTGTCCATAGACTAAATGCCATCGGAGCTGCACCCATTGGCATACCTGGATGGCCTGAGTTCGCTTTTTCAATACTATCAATTGATAATGTACGAATGGTATTAATTGCTTTTAATTCAACATTTGTTGACATGATTTCGTTCATCCTTTCCGTTACTGAAAACGTTGTATTCGTGTTTCATCATATACTTTCTTGCCCGTTTTAACAAGCGGATTCGACAAATTCTCACCGGTTTGTTGCATTTTGACACTCTCCTTACTATTTCTCAACTACAGAAGTCTTATCCTATATTTAAGAGGTGTTTTTATAGAAAAGAAAAACCCTCTTTATAAAAAAGAGAGTTTTAATGGGTGAAGCCGCCGTTCTTCTTCTGTTTACTATCTTTCAATGCTTGAGGTGTCACATCATTTCCCTCTTCATCTACTACTTTTACGGAGTGCAGCTGATTTTTGAAGGATTTACGGAACGTTTGGATATATTCTTTTCTAAGAGCTTGCTGCTCTTTTTCCTCTGATTTCGTTAAGCCTGTTGATTTTGATCGTTTAGAAAGCTCATTAATTCTAGCAATCTTATCTTTTGATAGCATTTGATTCACCACCTTTAAAATGAACACGCGTAAATATGATCACATTTAAAATGTACATATCTAAATATGAACAAATCCTACTGTATCATGAATCTATAAACACTATCAAGTGAGGTGTATTGAGCTTTACGAGCTAATTTAGCTGTTTAAATCTTGATTTGATTTCGCTTCTTCATATTCACGATACCGGCGATGGACAGTGGCTTTTGAAACATCATAACCGAAACCTCTTAATGTCGCAGCTATATCATGAAAAGTTAATTTACGCTCACGAAGCCGGACAATATCTTCAATGGGTACTTCCTTTTTATCCCTGCCGCCTATTCTTTCGCCGCTTAGATTATCTTGAGGTCTATATCCCCTTTCCACCGCTGCCCTCATCCCTCGCTTTATTTTCAAATTATGTAATTTACGTTGATACTCTTCAACAATTGAGACGATATCAAGAACCATCGAATCTGCTTCCGATAGGCGCAGCTCTCCCTCATCCTGAATCGTATAGATTGTAATATCATCTTTTCGGAGCTGATGAAGGATAGCCATCTTCGCATGTCCGCGCCCAAGCCGAGTATCATCTTGGACCAAAACTGATTGTGCTTTGTCTTCCTTAATAAGGTCTAGTAATTTCAATATTCCTTCACGATCGATTTCATAACCGCTTGCTTTCTCTTCAATTACGTGCACCACTTCTAGCCCGTAATCTTCAGCTATCTTTTCTAATTCACTTTTCTGTCTTTCGATGGATGTTTGCTGTGTTTCTTTTTCTGTGCTTACTCTACAATAAATAATAGCTTGGTTATTATTTATCATTTTGCTTGTCTTTTTGTTCGTACGCATAGGCATACAGATTTTCAA carries:
- the tkt gene encoding transketolase → MSTNVELKAINTIRTLSIDSIEKANSGHPGMPMGAAPMAFSLWTKYMQHNPSNPDWANRDRFVLSAGHGSMLLYSLLHLTGYDVSLEDLQSFRQWGSKTPGHPEFGHTPGVEATTGPLGQGVAMAVGMAMAERHLASTYNRDGYNIVDHYTYSICGDGDLMEGVSAEAASLAGHLKLGRLIVMYDSNDISLDGELNRSFSESVEDRYKAYGWQVIRVEDGNNIDEINRAVKAAKEDDRPTLIEVKTVIGYGSPNKSGKSASHGAPLGADEVKLTREAYKWEGDGDFHIPEDVKEFYNNVKEQGAKAEESWNELFATYKEAYPELAAQFESAVKGELPEGWDQDAPVYDVGSSVATRASSGEALNAFAKHVPQLIGGSADLASSNKTMMKDLGDFTREDYSGRNVWFGVREFAMGAAVNGMALHGGVKVFGATFFVFSDYLRPAIRLSALMNLPVIYVFTHDSIAVGEDGPTHEPVEQLAALRAMPGLSVVRPGDSNETVAAWKLALESKDTPTALVLTRQNLPTIEGTKETAYEGVKKGAYIVSRANGDADLLLLASGSEVPLAVEAQAVLEKEGIHASVISMPSWDRFEAQPKEYKDEVISPNVKARLGIEMGASLGWHKYVGDHGDVLAIDQFGASAPGERIMQEYGFTVDNVVAKAKVLLNK
- a CDS encoding YneB family resolvase-like protein, with product MRTNKKTSKMINNNQAIIYCRVSTEKETQQTSIERQKSELEKIAEDYGLEVVHVIEEKASGYEIDREGILKLLDLIKEDKAQSVLVQDDTRLGRGHAKMAILHQLRKDDITIYTIQDEGELRLSEADSMVLDIVSIVEEYQRKLHNLKIKRGMRAAVERGYRPQDNLSGERIGGRDKKEVPIEDIVRLRERKLTFHDIAATLRGFGYDVSKATVHRRYREYEEAKSNQDLNS
- a CDS encoding DUF896 domain-containing protein — protein: MLSKDKIARINELSKRSKSTGLTKSEEKEQQALRKEYIQTFRKSFKNQLHSVKVVDEEGNDVTPQALKDSKQKKNGGFTH